Proteins from a single region of Candidatus Eisenbacteria bacterium:
- a CDS encoding sulfatase-like hydrolase/transferase, which yields MIPSPRRATRAVTVLALAVLAACNGRDRPNVLVVTIDTLRADRVGCYGFGLAQTPTIDGLASEGVRCADATTSAPITLPAHSSIMTGLYPPAHGVRDNGNYALPSEAVTLAERLQSAGYHTGAFISAAVLTRRYGLDQGFEVYDDDLWSEDEPELFMIRERPAARTAARALAWLEDWWKGGRRQPFFMWVHFFDPHQPYKLASIDLAAMAPTPYDAEIAEADRGAGRLIDWLREHGALDHTLVVLTADHGESLDEHGEPTHGIFIYDATIRVPMVWRLPGVIPANVTYGGPVRHIDIVPTILAVLGLPGGDTVQGTSLLAAFQGGTPPIDLTQYSEARLAEEGFGMAPLFGVRHSGHKWIQAPRPELYDLRRDPRELQNLYPAEAASAKPLEAELEAVTADSARRALTAPTREIDRETEEMLRALGYLAPPEQRAEMTGRDPKDGMALYNKLQESRQLVQVEQWDRAKALLDEVLADAPENVTARNLLAYGAVKRGDYDEAERQYRASLEQQPRQHRVYGALGSLALRRGDLDESERSFRKALELAPTFVEAMSNLGFVELVRGNEAGAQEWYERAIAVDPTFPHVYRRLADLFYDRKDFGRSLDYYRKVLVTLPEFFEVLVQAGNAARFVDDPKTAADYYTEAARVRPDSWIPPYNLACLRALGGEPEPALALLGQAVDLGLDQPRLVEENDDFDSLHAQAEWPALLARTRAAEQARAREQPAP from the coding sequence GCGCGGTTACCGTTCTCGCGCTCGCCGTCCTGGCGGCGTGCAACGGGCGCGATCGTCCGAACGTCCTCGTCGTCACCATCGACACGCTGCGCGCCGACCGCGTCGGCTGCTACGGCTTCGGGCTCGCGCAGACCCCGACGATCGACGGGCTCGCCAGCGAGGGTGTGCGCTGCGCCGACGCGACGACATCGGCGCCGATCACGCTCCCCGCCCACAGCTCGATCATGACCGGGCTCTATCCGCCGGCGCACGGCGTGCGCGACAACGGCAACTACGCGCTGCCGTCCGAGGCCGTGACGCTCGCCGAGCGGCTCCAGTCGGCCGGCTATCACACCGGCGCATTCATTTCGGCGGCCGTCCTCACGCGTCGCTACGGCCTCGACCAGGGCTTCGAGGTCTACGACGACGATCTGTGGTCGGAGGACGAGCCCGAGCTGTTCATGATCCGCGAGCGACCCGCGGCGCGGACGGCGGCGCGCGCGCTCGCCTGGCTCGAAGACTGGTGGAAGGGCGGGCGGCGCCAGCCGTTCTTCATGTGGGTCCACTTCTTCGACCCGCACCAACCGTACAAGCTGGCGTCGATCGACCTCGCGGCGATGGCGCCGACGCCGTACGACGCCGAGATCGCGGAGGCCGACCGCGGCGCCGGCCGCCTGATCGACTGGCTCCGCGAGCACGGTGCCCTCGACCACACGCTCGTCGTCCTCACGGCCGATCACGGCGAGAGCCTGGACGAGCACGGCGAGCCGACGCACGGCATCTTCATCTACGACGCGACGATCCGCGTGCCGATGGTGTGGCGCCTTCCCGGGGTGATTCCCGCCAACGTGACGTATGGCGGGCCCGTCCGGCACATCGACATCGTCCCGACGATCCTCGCGGTGCTCGGGCTTCCCGGCGGCGACACCGTGCAGGGCACGAGCCTTCTCGCCGCCTTCCAGGGCGGCACGCCCCCGATCGACCTCACGCAGTACTCCGAGGCGCGCCTGGCCGAGGAGGGCTTCGGCATGGCGCCGCTCTTCGGCGTGCGTCACTCGGGGCACAAGTGGATCCAGGCGCCGCGGCCGGAGCTGTACGACCTGCGCCGCGATCCGCGGGAGCTCCAGAACCTCTATCCGGCCGAAGCCGCGTCGGCGAAGCCGCTCGAGGCCGAGCTGGAAGCCGTGACCGCGGACAGCGCGCGCCGAGCCCTGACCGCGCCGACGCGCGAGATCGATCGCGAGACCGAAGAGATGCTGCGCGCGCTCGGCTACCTGGCGCCACCCGAGCAGCGCGCCGAGATGACGGGTCGCGATCCGAAGGACGGGATGGCGCTCTACAACAAGCTGCAGGAGTCGCGGCAGCTCGTGCAGGTGGAGCAGTGGGATCGCGCCAAGGCATTGCTCGACGAAGTCCTCGCGGATGCGCCCGAGAACGTGACCGCACGCAACCTCCTCGCCTACGGAGCGGTCAAGCGCGGCGACTACGACGAGGCCGAGCGGCAGTATCGGGCGTCGCTCGAGCAGCAGCCGCGCCAGCACCGGGTGTACGGGGCCCTCGGCTCGCTGGCGCTCCGGCGTGGCGACCTCGACGAGTCGGAGCGGAGCTTCCGCAAGGCGCTGGAGCTGGCGCCGACGTTCGTCGAGGCGATGAGCAACCTCGGATTCGTCGAGCTCGTGCGCGGCAACGAAGCCGGCGCGCAGGAATGGTACGAGCGGGCCATCGCCGTCGATCCGACCTTCCCGCACGTGTACCGCCGCCTGGCGGATCTCTTCTACGACCGCAAGGACTTCGGGCGCTCGCTCGACTACTACCGCAAGGTCCTGGTGACGCTCCCGGAATTCTTCGAGGTGCTCGTGCAGGCGGGGAACGCCGCGCGCTTCGTCGACGACCCGAAGACCGCCGCGGACTACTACACGGAGGCGGCGCGTGTCCGTCCCGACTCCTGGATCCCGCCCTACAACCTCGCGTGTCTGCGGGCGCTCGGCGGCGAGCCGGAGCCGGCGCTCGCGCTCCTGGGACAGGCCGTCGATCTCGGGCTCGATCAGCCGCGGCTGGTCGAGGAGAACGACGACTTCGATTCGCTCCACGCGCAGGCCGAGTGGCCGGCGTTGCTCGCGAGGACCCGCGCGGCCGAGCAGGCACGCGCGCGGGAGCAGCCGGCGCCCTGA
- a CDS encoding MBOAT family O-acyltransferase, translated as MLPALLGTLALAPIYWTVVPAEARRAVVAMASLAILGLWDVRLLAFVVVVTGGLWLLMRSAAETTDIRRARALATAGIAGFVVVFSWNKLAANGSGLLPSQGGLVFLGVSYIALKGVAALVESTRKTYGAVAFADVLGWMAFLPTYPAGPIEPFEHFRPQAPTFDRTRVGRGLERVLFGLVKALVVGHALGDWSAGIIAEPGPHSRSVLLLGLYANTLRVYFDFSGYSDIAIGIAAVFGWTIQENFDNPLVRRNLVQLWQHWHMTLTSWLRLYIFIPVARALMRRRWGHRVAAAGGQIAAMTSCGLWHGYTPGFALWGFLQAIGLIWVGVFARELGRRLPLGLVQWWRSHPVAHALSIALTFNAFALSLAFCVTDITHGWRYLARLLVG; from the coding sequence ATGCTGCCCGCCCTCCTCGGGACGCTGGCTCTGGCGCCGATCTATTGGACGGTCGTGCCGGCGGAGGCCCGGCGCGCCGTGGTCGCCATGGCGAGCCTCGCGATCCTCGGGCTCTGGGACGTGCGGCTGCTCGCGTTCGTCGTGGTGGTGACCGGTGGTCTCTGGTTGCTCATGCGATCGGCGGCGGAGACCACCGACATCCGGCGGGCCCGCGCCCTCGCCACCGCCGGCATCGCCGGTTTCGTCGTTGTCTTCTCGTGGAACAAGCTCGCCGCGAACGGCAGCGGACTGCTCCCCTCGCAGGGCGGCCTCGTGTTCCTCGGCGTCTCGTACATCGCCCTCAAGGGGGTCGCCGCGCTCGTCGAGAGCACGCGGAAGACCTACGGGGCAGTCGCTTTCGCCGACGTGCTCGGCTGGATGGCCTTCCTGCCGACGTATCCCGCCGGGCCCATCGAGCCGTTCGAGCACTTCCGGCCGCAGGCGCCGACCTTCGATCGCACGCGCGTCGGCCGCGGGCTCGAGCGCGTGCTGTTCGGCCTCGTGAAGGCCCTCGTGGTGGGGCACGCCCTGGGCGACTGGTCGGCGGGCATCATCGCCGAGCCGGGCCCGCATTCCCGTTCCGTGCTGCTCCTGGGCCTCTACGCGAACACGCTCCGCGTCTACTTCGACTTCTCCGGCTACAGCGACATCGCGATCGGCATTGCCGCCGTGTTCGGCTGGACCATCCAGGAGAACTTCGACAACCCCCTCGTGCGGCGAAATCTGGTCCAGCTCTGGCAGCACTGGCACATGACGCTCACCAGCTGGCTCCGCCTCTACATCTTCATTCCGGTCGCGCGCGCGCTCATGCGCCGCCGATGGGGGCATCGTGTGGCGGCCGCCGGCGGGCAGATCGCCGCCATGACGTCATGCGGGCTCTGGCACGGCTACACGCCCGGCTTCGCGCTCTGGGGCTTCCTGCAGGCGATCGGTCTCATCTGGGTCGGCGTCTTCGCGCGCGAACTCGGTCGCCGCCTGCCCCTCGGGCTCGTGCAGTGGTGGCGCTCGCATCCCGTCGCCCACGCGCTCTCGATCGCCCTCACCTTCAACGCGTTCGCGCTCTCGCTCGCCTTCTGCGTGACCGACATCACGCACGGCTGGCGATATCTCGCGCGGCTCCTCGTCGGCTGA